One window from the genome of Paraconexibacter algicola encodes:
- a CDS encoding inositol monophosphatase family protein, with amino-acid sequence MPAPTSPVLEHDWLGACRRAREGLQAVLVEHPTSRERVLETGERGEGGDRTLVIDAAAEDCVFAELERLHEAGARFTAVSEERGTVDFGAGGGPPFVVVDPIDGSMNAKRGMAHHSISIAVADGPTMGDVVFGYVYDLGPREEWHAVRGEGAYLDGVRIDAAPPERLTEDGRLELVAVESAHPWWLRQSSDALLEHVHRIRAMGSIAISMCQVALTRVDGMATLWRSRAMDAAAAQLIVRESGGLVAFPGFDDPLGAPVADLTPIAPVIAARSAASLRRLAALPATDGD; translated from the coding sequence ATGCCCGCTCCGACCTCGCCAGTTCTCGAGCACGACTGGCTCGGCGCGTGCCGGCGGGCGCGCGAGGGACTGCAGGCCGTCCTGGTGGAGCATCCGACCAGCCGCGAGCGGGTCCTCGAGACCGGTGAGCGGGGCGAGGGCGGGGACCGCACGCTCGTCATCGACGCCGCGGCCGAGGACTGCGTCTTCGCCGAGCTCGAGCGCCTGCACGAGGCGGGCGCCCGCTTCACCGCGGTGAGCGAGGAGCGCGGCACCGTCGACTTCGGCGCCGGGGGCGGTCCGCCGTTCGTCGTCGTCGACCCGATCGACGGGTCGATGAACGCCAAGCGCGGCATGGCCCACCACTCGATCTCGATCGCGGTCGCCGACGGGCCCACGATGGGCGACGTCGTCTTCGGCTACGTCTACGACCTGGGCCCGCGCGAGGAGTGGCACGCGGTCCGCGGCGAGGGCGCGTACCTCGACGGGGTGCGGATCGACGCCGCCCCGCCGGAGCGGCTGACCGAGGACGGCCGGCTCGAGCTCGTGGCGGTCGAGTCGGCGCATCCGTGGTGGTTGCGCCAGTCCTCCGATGCGCTGCTGGAGCACGTCCACCGTATCCGGGCCATGGGCTCGATCGCGATCTCCATGTGCCAGGTGGCGCTGACGCGGGTCGACGGCATGGCGACGCTGTGGCGCTCGCGCGCGATGGACGCCGCCGCGGCCCAGCTGATCGTCCGCGAGAGCGGCGGCCTCGTCGCGTTCCCGGGCTTCGACGACCCGCTCGGGGCACCGGTCGCCGACCTCACCCCGATCGCCCCGGTGATCGCCGCGCGGAGCGCGGCGTCGCTGCGACGGCTCGCCGCGCTGCCGGCGACGGACGGCGACTGA
- a CDS encoding zinc-dependent metalloprotease, giving the protein MALDRGVAAAVGRVMCGEAGPPDAPPPVDLIGVCDRAAERISAYTGLEPQRELPTPEWIGRGEWIDLNVDALAPAMDATLRRSGDSLGPLGGLAGGVAGAVAGAEVGAMTGLLAHRVMGQVEPGLLRDDDPAMRMVLVAPNLTIGAEAMEVDPADFVRWVTVHELTHAVQFTAVPWLKPEIERLVRELMGSLEVRLDVKALLRMPRPADLASLIAFVRSGDLLSAVAGEEGRERLEAVQALMSLVEGHAEHVMDAVGGELVGDLAKLRGAMDERRALRSSMVQAFLGRILGLDAKLRQYGDGKAFCDAVVVAAGPDALHRAFAGPDLAPSLAELGDPAGWLARTA; this is encoded by the coding sequence ATGGCCCTCGATCGCGGGGTCGCAGCGGCCGTCGGCCGGGTCATGTGCGGGGAGGCGGGCCCGCCCGACGCCCCGCCGCCCGTCGACCTGATCGGCGTCTGCGACCGGGCCGCGGAGCGCATCAGCGCCTACACGGGCCTGGAGCCCCAGCGCGAGCTGCCGACCCCGGAGTGGATCGGTCGCGGCGAGTGGATCGACCTGAACGTCGACGCGCTCGCCCCCGCGATGGACGCGACCCTGCGCCGCTCGGGCGACTCGCTCGGGCCGCTCGGCGGGCTCGCCGGCGGGGTGGCGGGCGCGGTCGCCGGTGCGGAGGTCGGGGCGATGACCGGGCTACTCGCGCACCGCGTGATGGGCCAGGTGGAGCCGGGCCTGCTGCGCGACGACGACCCCGCGATGCGGATGGTGCTCGTCGCCCCGAACCTGACGATCGGCGCGGAGGCGATGGAGGTCGATCCGGCGGACTTCGTGCGCTGGGTCACCGTGCACGAGCTGACGCACGCCGTCCAGTTCACGGCGGTGCCGTGGCTGAAGCCGGAGATCGAGCGGCTCGTGCGCGAGCTGATGGGGTCGCTGGAGGTGCGCCTGGACGTCAAGGCGCTGCTGCGCATGCCGCGCCCGGCCGACCTCGCGTCGCTGATCGCGTTCGTCCGCAGCGGCGACCTCCTGTCCGCGGTCGCGGGCGAGGAGGGTCGCGAGCGGCTCGAGGCGGTGCAGGCGCTGATGAGCCTCGTCGAGGGCCACGCCGAGCACGTGATGGACGCCGTCGGCGGCGAGCTCGTGGGGGACCTCGCGAAGCTCCGCGGCGCGATGGACGAGCGGCGCGCGCTGCGCAGCTCGATGGTGCAGGCGTTCCTCGGCCGGATCCTCGGGCTCGACGCGAAGCTGCGCCAGTACGGGGACGGCAAGGCGTTCTGCGACGCGGTCGTCGTGGCCGCCGGCCCGGACGCCCTGCACCGGGCCTTCGCCGGGCCGGATCTGGCGCCGTCGCTGGCCGAGCTCGGCGATCCCGCCGGCTGGCTGGCCCGCACCGCCTGA